A portion of the Rhipicephalus sanguineus isolate Rsan-2018 unplaced genomic scaffold, BIME_Rsan_1.4 Seq1477, whole genome shotgun sequence genome contains these proteins:
- the LOC119376566 gene encoding uncharacterized protein LOC119376566, translating into MPRSILQEHLLLSELKWSEIEDLLALEVLGETRRDPLSFRGLLNIDAMDNGMFRTCFRFEKEDVPKLRVALRIPETVMTAQRVPIPGDEALCITLRRLAYPNRLKDLENFFGRHSSTISSLTIEVLRHIDEKFFHLLDDVNNHSWLTIDMLENFSKAIYAKGAPLTNCWGFIDGTARAICRPTRQQQLYFSGHKRFHALKYQSIMCPNGIICQLDGCYPGSKHDAGNFGNSQAYTKLEKLVQGHHYCLYGDPAYPLRPLLLKPYGGASLTPEQCAFNKAMSSVRQAVEWGFGKISGLFAFVDFKKNQKIFRQNVARMYKASALLANCHTCLYGAQVSQYFDLQPPSLEVYLNAR; encoded by the exons ATGCCGCGAAGCATACTGCAAGAACATTTGCTTCTCTCTGAGCTAAAATGGTCAGAGATAGAAGATCTCTTAGCACTAGAGGTGTTAGGCGAGACTCGCCGTGACCCACTCTCCTTCCGTGGCCTGCTAAACATCGACGCCATGGACAACGGCATGTTCAGGACATGTTTTCGTTTTGAGAAAGAGGACGTACCGAAGCTGCGAGTAGCCTTGCGCATTCCGGAAACGGTTATGACTGCTCAAAGAGTGCCGATCCCTGGAGACGAAGCCCTCTGCATTACGCTTCGGCGGCTGGCATACCCAAACCGACTAAAGGACCTTGAGAACTTCTTCGGCCGACATAGTTCGACGATATCGTCCTTGACGATAGAGGTGCTGAGGCACATTGATGAGAAATTCTTCCACCTGCTGGACGATGTGAATAACCACAGCTGGCTGACCATCGACATGCTGGAGAATTTCTCGAAG GCCATTTACGCTAAAGGAGCCCCACTTACCAACTGCTGGGGCTTCATTGATGGCACTGCGCGTGCTATATGCCGACCAACCAGGCAGCAGCAGCTGTACTTTAGCGGGCACAAAAGATTTCATGCCCTGAAGTATCAGTCAATAATGTGCCCGAATGGCATCATTTGCCAATTGGATGGATGTTATCCAGGCAGCAAGCACGATGCTG GCAACTTTGGCAACAGCCAGGCATACACAAAGCTGGAAAAGCTCGTGCAGGGACACCACTACTGCCTCTACGGGGACCCTGCTTACCCATTGCGGCCACTACTGTTGAAACCTTACGGCGGTGCATCTTTGACACCGGAGCAATGCGCGTTTAACAAGGCAATGAGCAGCGTGAGGCAGGCCGTGGAATGGGGCTTCGGAAAAATTTCTGGACTCTTTGCCTTTGTAGATTTCAAAAAAAACCAGAAGATCTTCCGCCAGAATGTTGCAAGGATGTACAAAGCGAGTGCATTGCTGGCAAACTGCCATACTTGCCTGTATGGTGCACAGGTCTCGCAATACTTTGACCTGCAACCACCATCCTTGGAAGTGTACCTGAATGCCCGTTAA